From Aythya fuligula isolate bAytFul2 chromosome 20, bAytFul2.pri, whole genome shotgun sequence, a single genomic window includes:
- the LYRM9 gene encoding LYR motif-containing protein 9 isoform X2: MAPLPNAELVQTSLQLYRYLLRCCKQLPEENIRQHYRHAIRQSFKVHADEDNPERIQQIIKRAIEDADWVMNKYKKQK; the protein is encoded by the exons ATGGCTCCGCTACCCAATGCTGAATTAGTTCAGACCTCTTTGCAATTATATCGCTACCTGCTTCGCTGCTGTAAGCAACTTCCCGAAGAGAATATTCGTCAGCATTACAGGCATGCAATCAGGCAG AGTTTCAAAGTTCATGCGGATGAAGACAATCCTGAGAGGATCCAGCAAATTATTAAGAGAGCCATCGAAGATGCTGACTGGGTCATGAATAAA tataaaaaacagaagtag